A window from Sphingobacterium hotanense encodes these proteins:
- a CDS encoding RagB/SusD family nutrient uptake outer membrane protein, with protein sequence MKKLVKNKSILYSIAFVFVLSACNKDLQPYDSKSNDVALVTPDDIQIATYGNYSMLVAEAYTRHLLTLNEWPGDNVVQSGADGDQASLGASYRHIPGMYPTTDFWAQSYRLIYATNLIIERIRDGESAQLDQLKGENLFLRAMAHFNLVRLFGRPYPQGKGSNLGIPIKRDTETEDLPTRNTVKEVYEFVINDLLTAVNLMSESKNSNFASKEVAEALLSRVYLYMEDNENAILYANKVLESNRYQLATTDVYIKSPTLVPESNPETIFNIRHTISDNKDKNAVGSLYYNDPATLSTGWGEYYASQALMDLLNENPQDARLSFITPHYIDGQLQYRGTSPQYFINKYNWQEGIANLSSPVYLRLAEMYLNRAEANAKLGNMQAAIDDVNIIRQRARLTGSAAYSLTNLKGRGTVLAVVLEERRLELAYEGQRASDLYRNNLPLVRAYPGLHGTDNFNFRVEPTSPRIIYYIPEREINVNPNLIQNP encoded by the coding sequence ATGAAAAAACTAGTTAAGAACAAGAGCATACTTTATTCCATAGCGTTCGTATTTGTTTTGAGCGCGTGTAATAAAGACCTTCAGCCCTACGATAGCAAGTCTAACGACGTAGCCCTTGTGACGCCCGATGATATTCAGATCGCAACCTATGGCAATTATTCCATGTTGGTTGCTGAGGCCTATACAAGGCACCTGCTAACGTTGAACGAATGGCCAGGCGATAATGTCGTTCAGAGTGGTGCAGATGGAGATCAAGCGTCTCTTGGCGCTTCCTATAGGCATATTCCAGGGATGTACCCTACGACAGATTTTTGGGCGCAATCATACCGATTGATTTATGCGACCAATTTAATTATTGAACGGATCAGGGACGGTGAGTCGGCGCAATTAGATCAGCTGAAAGGGGAAAATCTATTTCTTCGGGCGATGGCGCATTTTAATCTAGTGCGCCTGTTTGGGCGACCGTATCCGCAAGGAAAGGGAAGTAACTTAGGGATACCAATTAAGCGAGATACAGAAACCGAAGATCTGCCAACTCGCAATACCGTGAAAGAAGTGTATGAGTTCGTGATCAACGACCTTCTTACGGCAGTTAACCTGATGTCAGAAAGCAAAAACTCGAATTTTGCTTCAAAGGAAGTAGCAGAAGCCTTATTGTCGAGAGTTTATCTTTATATGGAAGATAACGAGAATGCAATTCTATATGCTAATAAAGTGTTGGAGTCGAATCGATATCAGTTGGCAACGACTGACGTTTATATCAAATCCCCAACCCTAGTGCCAGAAAGCAACCCAGAGACAATCTTTAACATCAGGCATACCATTTCTGATAATAAAGATAAGAATGCGGTTGGCTCGCTGTATTATAACGATCCTGCAACCCTTTCTACCGGCTGGGGTGAGTACTATGCCTCACAAGCTTTGATGGATTTGCTTAACGAAAATCCACAAGATGCGCGTTTGAGTTTCATAACCCCACATTACATCGACGGCCAGTTGCAATATCGCGGAACGTCTCCCCAATATTTCATTAATAAGTACAACTGGCAAGAAGGGATTGCGAATCTGAGCTCCCCTGTATATCTAAGACTAGCAGAAATGTATTTGAATAGGGCAGAGGCTAACGCAAAGCTAGGAAATATGCAAGCTGCGATAGACGACGTAAATATCATACGTCAGCGAGCGAGACTCACAGGCTCAGCAGCCTATTCACTCACTAACTTAAAAGGCCGTGGGACAGTGCTGGCGGTTGTTCTAGAAGAAAGGAGACTCGAATTGGCATACGAAGGCCAACGCGCCAGCGATTTGTACAGGAATAACTTGCCATTGGTAAGAGCGTATCCAGGTTTACATGGTACAGATAACTTTAACTTCCGTGTAGAACCAACAAGCCCTAGAATAATATATTATATACCGGAAAGAGAGATTAATGTTAATCCCAATTTGATACAGAATCCATAA
- a CDS encoding GNAT family N-acetyltransferase — protein sequence MQIRKGEKKDAAAIAEHLLLAMEDIVYLFIGEENYDEAYRFISTLVEHEGNQYSYNNNWVVEEDGQVVATALLYDGAHLEQLRTPVANLLREAYDLDFNPEAETQAGEYYIDCIGVNPSQQGKGIGTKILHFLIDEYVEKQGITLGLLVDEINPNAKKLYERIGFEVVGEKTLLGKRLEHMQKIPTHLK from the coding sequence ATGCAGATACGAAAAGGAGAGAAGAAAGATGCGGCAGCTATCGCCGAACATTTATTGCTGGCAATGGAGGATATCGTTTATCTATTCATTGGTGAAGAGAATTATGATGAAGCTTATCGCTTTATTTCCACACTCGTTGAGCATGAGGGCAATCAATATTCATACAACAATAACTGGGTTGTAGAAGAGGACGGTCAGGTCGTTGCAACGGCGCTGCTGTACGATGGCGCTCATCTGGAGCAACTCCGGACACCGGTGGCTAACTTGTTGCGCGAAGCCTACGACTTGGATTTTAACCCCGAAGCAGAGACTCAGGCAGGAGAATATTATATCGACTGTATAGGCGTAAACCCAAGTCAGCAAGGAAAAGGAATTGGTACGAAGATATTGCATTTCCTGATCGATGAATATGTGGAAAAACAAGGGATTACCCTTGGACTCCTAGTCGATGAAATCAATCCCAATGCAAAGAAACTCTATGAGCGAATAGGTTTTGAGGTTGTAGGTGAGAAGACCTTGCTCGGAAAGAGGTTAGAACACATGCAGAAGATACCAACCCATCTTAAATAA
- a CDS encoding plastocyanin/azurin family copper-binding protein: MLSILLLFLTSNNALIKEDTPAAKLVKMSVLPGLRFDVPRFHVQPGQKVVIEFENTDDMDHNLLIINPGTREKIVELAGKLGAQGMAKSYVPDSKDILWHTKILHAGQKEKLAFTAPSVEGVYPYVCTFPGHGHVMYGAIYVNKSGKMPELAKDPHLPELSKHSEHQHHHKKNHPYEPKAPYHYRIYMEGASPAAVAVHLPGQISYCWDAAVCDLRYIWQGEFLDNTAIWKGHKDAKAKILGDIFYKQANLPSIAIASANSPNKRQFKGYKILKDKYLEFHYQIDKMDIFETIKETGDRKGIIRTFRIPDVNADLTFQHTLSTGMKTWYKGAPLQSTILKLSSAEAKEFTLEYKIED, translated from the coding sequence ATGCTAAGCATCTTGCTTCTCTTTTTAACGAGCAATAATGCTTTGATTAAGGAAGATACTCCTGCAGCCAAGTTGGTGAAAATGTCAGTGCTGCCGGGACTACGCTTCGACGTACCAAGGTTCCATGTGCAACCTGGACAGAAAGTCGTTATTGAATTCGAGAATACCGACGATATGGATCATAACTTGCTGATAATAAATCCCGGAACAAGAGAAAAAATCGTCGAACTGGCTGGTAAACTAGGAGCGCAGGGAATGGCAAAATCATATGTACCGGATAGCAAGGACATCCTTTGGCATACCAAGATTCTTCATGCCGGTCAAAAGGAGAAACTCGCTTTCACTGCGCCAAGCGTAGAGGGCGTTTATCCTTATGTCTGTACCTTCCCCGGTCATGGACATGTGATGTATGGAGCGATATATGTCAACAAATCAGGGAAGATGCCCGAATTAGCAAAAGATCCCCATTTACCCGAATTAAGTAAGCATTCCGAACATCAGCATCATCATAAAAAGAACCACCCGTACGAACCGAAGGCGCCATATCACTACAGGATATATATGGAAGGAGCTAGTCCGGCGGCCGTTGCGGTACATCTGCCCGGGCAAATTTCTTATTGCTGGGATGCCGCTGTTTGCGACCTGCGATACATTTGGCAAGGCGAATTTCTCGACAATACAGCCATCTGGAAAGGACATAAAGATGCTAAAGCAAAAATATTAGGCGATATCTTCTACAAACAGGCAAATCTCCCATCGATAGCGATAGCATCAGCAAATAGCCCTAACAAAAGGCAGTTTAAGGGTTATAAGATCTTGAAAGACAAATACCTGGAGTTCCATTATCAAATCGACAAGATGGATATTTTTGAAACGATTAAAGAAACCGGCGACAGAAAAGGCATAATACGCACATTTAGAATACCAGATGTGAATGCGGATTTAACCTTCCAACATACCTTATCGACCGGAATGAAAACCTGGTATAAAGGCGCTCCACTTCAAAGTACAATCTTAAAACTTAGTTCTGCGGAGGCCAAAGAATTTACCCTGGAATACAAAATAGAAGACTAA
- a CDS encoding PVC-type heme-binding CxxCH protein, with amino-acid sequence MICRNNNINSPKLPREGNGLAFNQQNETRTLHELSLMMQNSRGFSVILCLFAFCFLSISSCARKADNEDASTISYLQVPDDFVIEEAVSPDLISFPMFASFDDQGRLFVFESTGVNTMGTEKMLAEPSYHIRLLEDTDGDGEFDKSTIYVDKVPLPMGGTFYQGSLYAAAPPNLMRYTDTDNDGKADKQEVILNGWVLNANAATLHGPFMGPDGWLYLCDARRGFDIKTKEGAQMKGKSARIWRCRPDGTGLEAMSGGGFDNTIEMVFMPGGETIGTMTYFTDPQNGQRDGLMHWVEGGVYPKYNSVIDEDQLKLTGDLMPVMTKLPRIAHSGLLRYRGDGLGEDYDGNLFSAVFNTGKITRHKITRSGATFKTVEEDFMTSKNPDTHPTDVLQDADGSLLVIITGGWFIEGCPLSRVAKPEVAGGIYRIRRKDAKKVDDPWGKQIALNKRSPEELVKYINDPRIMVKDAAVEQLVSKGQQAVPSLVGLLQDKSEDTRISTVFALARIGTEDALVGVRSALGDDSPIVRTAAARSVGLAADSKSVQTLMQMVQRDSASVRRQAATALGQIADPSCIPALLNAASNPNDRFVEHAIIHSLTTLQKPELLVPALQSPQQGTKRAALIALDQMDNSPLRQEQVLAFLQSKDPVLRKTGVWIASHRPQWADMVITFLKNGLNIDALEKEESNAIQKMLVTFSNDNKLQTYIANELGSKQASVSWKQMLLNVISESPITDFPSIWATQLGNMLRSDNDILKRSVLNLVESRRLSSLNNDLQKIILDESIDPDFRIGALGARAMTVPELSDKEFNILTGFLTPPSESPIRQAAARLIGRSKLNEAQLSALAEQHVAKADLFLLPSLMSAFEVSRSERVGRALIKALAQSTDRLDNLSEQDMQKLLANFPADVQKEGQPLMEELKKRHAERLAKLEELEASLSRGDLDRGKKIFFGKSACFTCHAVGQEGAHFGPDLSNIGEIRSKHDILEAIVYPSVSFAREYDTYQIKTKTKTYMGVIKEQFPDQIILAVGPGAEVRIPKNEIISSEPHSVSMMPPGLEKGLSVEELSDLMAYLKSLPDSYKTMK; translated from the coding sequence ATGATTTGTAGAAATAATAATATTAATAGTCCTAAGTTGCCACGAGAAGGAAATGGTTTAGCGTTCAATCAACAAAATGAAACTAGAACTCTTCACGAATTGAGTTTAATGATGCAAAATTCTCGTGGGTTCTCAGTTATACTCTGTCTCTTCGCTTTCTGCTTCCTATCCATATCAAGCTGCGCTCGTAAAGCCGATAACGAAGACGCCAGCACAATCTCCTATCTGCAAGTTCCAGACGATTTCGTTATTGAGGAAGCAGTCTCACCGGATCTGATATCCTTCCCTATGTTTGCAAGCTTTGATGACCAAGGACGCTTATTCGTATTTGAGTCAACTGGCGTAAATACAATGGGAACCGAAAAGATGCTGGCAGAACCCAGCTATCATATCCGTCTTTTGGAAGATACCGATGGTGACGGCGAATTCGATAAGAGCACAATCTATGTAGATAAAGTACCATTACCAATGGGCGGAACCTTCTATCAGGGAAGCTTATATGCGGCAGCACCACCTAACTTAATGCGCTATACCGACACCGATAACGATGGGAAGGCGGATAAGCAGGAAGTCATATTAAATGGCTGGGTATTGAATGCCAACGCTGCAACCTTGCATGGGCCCTTCATGGGGCCCGATGGCTGGCTTTATCTCTGTGATGCCCGACGAGGCTTCGATATAAAAACGAAAGAAGGCGCTCAAATGAAAGGGAAGAGTGCCCGCATTTGGCGATGTCGCCCGGACGGTACAGGACTTGAGGCGATGTCTGGCGGAGGTTTTGATAATACAATCGAAATGGTATTCATGCCGGGCGGAGAAACTATAGGTACAATGACCTATTTCACCGACCCTCAAAATGGCCAGCGCGATGGGCTTATGCACTGGGTGGAAGGCGGAGTATATCCCAAATATAACAGCGTGATAGATGAGGATCAATTAAAACTAACCGGCGATCTAATGCCCGTGATGACAAAGCTTCCGAGAATTGCACACTCAGGACTCTTAAGGTATCGTGGAGACGGCCTTGGTGAGGATTACGATGGCAATTTGTTTAGCGCGGTATTCAACACAGGAAAGATTACTAGACATAAGATTACCCGATCCGGCGCGACTTTCAAAACGGTCGAAGAGGATTTTATGACATCAAAAAATCCAGATACCCATCCTACAGATGTACTCCAAGATGCCGATGGTAGCCTGTTGGTAATTATAACAGGCGGATGGTTTATTGAAGGCTGTCCTTTATCTCGTGTAGCGAAGCCGGAAGTAGCTGGAGGTATCTATAGAATACGCAGAAAGGATGCAAAGAAAGTTGATGACCCTTGGGGAAAACAGATCGCGTTAAATAAAAGAAGTCCCGAAGAACTTGTAAAATACATAAACGATCCGCGAATCATGGTAAAAGATGCGGCGGTGGAGCAATTGGTAAGCAAAGGTCAACAAGCCGTACCTTCCTTAGTCGGATTACTTCAGGATAAATCAGAGGATACTCGTATTTCTACTGTGTTTGCTTTGGCACGCATTGGAACAGAAGATGCCCTAGTGGGGGTAAGGTCTGCGCTAGGCGATGATAGCCCTATTGTTCGAACAGCGGCAGCCCGAAGTGTGGGTCTTGCGGCAGATAGTAAATCAGTACAAACCCTCATGCAGATGGTACAACGTGATTCTGCGTCCGTACGTCGACAAGCGGCAACTGCCCTCGGACAGATTGCAGACCCAAGCTGCATACCGGCATTATTAAACGCCGCGTCGAACCCGAACGACCGTTTTGTTGAACATGCAATTATCCACAGTTTAACCACGCTTCAAAAACCAGAGCTTTTAGTCCCCGCGTTGCAGAGCCCTCAACAGGGTACAAAGCGAGCAGCATTAATTGCGCTAGATCAAATGGATAATTCACCTCTGCGTCAGGAACAGGTATTGGCATTTCTGCAAAGTAAAGATCCTGTTCTTCGAAAGACAGGTGTTTGGATTGCATCGCATAGACCCCAATGGGCAGACATGGTGATTACCTTCCTGAAGAATGGTCTGAATATCGACGCACTCGAAAAGGAGGAATCAAATGCTATCCAGAAAATGTTGGTTACCTTCAGTAATGACAACAAGTTACAAACCTATATCGCCAATGAACTTGGAAGCAAGCAAGCCTCCGTATCTTGGAAACAAATGCTCCTGAATGTTATTTCTGAGAGCCCAATAACAGACTTCCCTAGCATATGGGCAACCCAACTAGGTAACATGCTCCGTTCCGACAACGACATCTTGAAGCGCAGTGTTTTGAATCTTGTTGAATCGCGAAGACTCTCCTCACTGAACAACGATTTACAAAAGATCATTTTGGACGAATCTATAGATCCTGACTTCCGAATCGGAGCATTGGGCGCTCGCGCGATGACGGTTCCTGAACTATCCGATAAAGAGTTTAATATTCTGACAGGGTTTTTGACCCCGCCATCTGAGTCGCCAATCCGCCAAGCTGCAGCTCGCTTGATAGGCCGATCCAAACTAAATGAAGCGCAGTTGTCAGCGCTTGCAGAACAACATGTCGCTAAAGCCGATTTATTTCTGCTACCTAGCTTAATGAGTGCTTTTGAAGTTAGTAGAAGCGAAAGGGTTGGCCGAGCCTTAATTAAAGCACTCGCTCAGAGTACCGACCGATTAGACAATCTCTCTGAACAGGATATGCAGAAATTGCTAGCAAACTTCCCTGCGGATGTCCAAAAAGAGGGGCAGCCTTTGATGGAAGAATTGAAAAAACGACATGCCGAACGTTTAGCCAAATTGGAAGAACTCGAAGCGAGCTTAAGTCGTGGCGACCTTGATAGAGGAAAGAAAATCTTCTTCGGGAAATCAGCATGCTTCACCTGTCATGCCGTCGGACAAGAAGGTGCGCACTTTGGTCCGGATCTTAGCAATATCGGCGAGATTAGATCAAAGCACGATATTTTGGAAGCGATAGTCTATCCTAGTGTGAGCTTTGCTAGGGAATATGATACCTATCAAATTAAGACGAAAACCAAAACTTATATGGGCGTGATAAAAGAACAATTCCCAGACCAGATAATCCTTGCTGTAGGACCTGGAGCGGAGGTGCGAATTCCAAAGAATGAAATTATATCGTCCGAACCGCACAGTGTGTCGATGATGCCGCCAGGTTTAGAAAAAGGGTTAAGCGTTGAAGAGCTCTCCGACTTGATGGCTTATTTAAAGTCTCTGCCAGATTCGTATAAAACGATGAAATAA
- a CDS encoding enolase C-terminal domain-like protein, translating into MEKEKLRFPFGFKGAFLTELWQAVAYVKDPSGNYGVGLGTQSVLYGDADTFASTDETTGNSWMLDVSKTALKWLENKEFNTPMDAIEQLVPYLEQEGKKITKRDNLHVNFIYNALVSVDNALWMLYGKKNKVESFQQMIPEIYRPAFQNKNKQVAVMFQISYKMPLEDIAAAVDQGYFVFKIKTGSPGAQQVMLKQDKARLKEIHDCINSRLNNQSNKKSIYYTMDANGRYERKADLSSYLDYAKEIGAFDRILLYEEPFVEENQERVDDLPVLIGADESIHSEADAYKKIELGYKAFILKGIAKTLSLTVKIAKIAHENNIPCLCSDLTVNPVLMEWNKIIAASLSPFPIVNMGLMETNGDMNYLAWEAMKQRPPFPNASWTKVENGTFHLNEDFFEKIGGIMTTSAHYQKLLQIT; encoded by the coding sequence GTGGAAAAAGAAAAGCTTCGATTCCCCTTCGGATTCAAAGGCGCATTCCTCACCGAACTATGGCAGGCGGTTGCATATGTTAAGGACCCATCTGGTAATTATGGGGTAGGCCTAGGAACTCAGAGCGTCCTATACGGTGATGCGGATACTTTTGCGTCTACTGATGAAACCACCGGCAATTCTTGGATGCTCGACGTCAGTAAAACTGCATTAAAATGGCTGGAAAATAAAGAGTTTAATACGCCAATGGATGCGATTGAGCAGCTTGTTCCCTATTTGGAGCAGGAAGGTAAAAAAATAACAAAGCGCGACAATCTACATGTCAACTTCATTTACAATGCCCTTGTCTCGGTAGATAATGCCTTGTGGATGCTGTATGGCAAAAAAAATAAAGTAGAAAGTTTCCAGCAGATGATCCCAGAAATTTATCGACCTGCATTTCAAAACAAGAACAAACAGGTAGCCGTCATGTTCCAAATATCCTACAAGATGCCACTTGAAGATATTGCTGCAGCGGTGGATCAAGGATATTTCGTCTTTAAGATAAAAACAGGCAGCCCGGGCGCTCAACAAGTGATGTTAAAGCAAGACAAAGCTCGATTGAAAGAAATTCACGACTGCATAAACAGTAGACTAAATAATCAAAGCAATAAAAAATCCATTTATTACACCATGGATGCAAACGGTCGTTATGAGCGAAAAGCAGATTTGTCAAGCTACCTAGATTATGCAAAAGAAATTGGTGCCTTCGATCGTATTTTGCTTTACGAGGAGCCATTTGTGGAAGAAAATCAAGAAAGAGTAGATGATCTACCGGTGTTGATAGGGGCAGATGAAAGCATTCATAGCGAGGCAGATGCTTATAAAAAGATAGAACTCGGCTATAAGGCATTCATTCTAAAAGGAATTGCCAAAACCCTCAGTTTAACCGTAAAAATTGCGAAAATAGCACATGAAAACAACATTCCCTGCCTCTGTTCTGATTTGACGGTAAATCCCGTCCTGATGGAATGGAACAAAATCATCGCAGCAAGCCTATCGCCTTTCCCGATCGTTAATATGGGATTAATGGAAACCAACGGCGATATGAACTACCTAGCATGGGAAGCAATGAAACAACGACCTCCCTTCCCCAATGCAAGCTGGACAAAAGTAGAAAATGGAACGTTTCATTTAAATGAAGATTTTTTCGAAAAAATTGGCGGTATTATGACTACTTCGGCACATTATCAAAAGCTGCTGCAGATCACGTAG
- a CDS encoding PQQ-dependent sugar dehydrogenase, whose amino-acid sequence MKSLFYILLACTAFSLACSDHQSDEKNAFYIDSIATPEGLTAEVAALDALPDGRIVATFMRGEIMIYNPETKEWKLFASGLHEPLGIKAISDKEMLVMQLPELTRIKDTDNDGEADLFETIYDGFGMTGNYHEFSYGPVQDKNGNLYIALNSSSSGGGMSDELRGDTLMIGKMKVGNAMFSVVPYRGWVMKIDKNFKITPFASGFRSPNGIALDAKDRLYVTENQGDWVGTSPLYHVEEGKHYGHPASIVWTKGWNRGNPFDLPVDTLDKMREKPTVIFPHDLLANSPTQPILIKDNKNLKAFDGQFIIGEMSSERLVRVMLEEVNGVMQGAATVFIQGEGLRKGNNRLVFSPNGDLWVGQADHGWLGDRGIQRIRFTGKTPFDVKDMKIQKNGFELNFTDDVANTENEPIDSLVKVRRYRYHYHKKYGSEQIDIKNIKINKADWSKGRKQLQLQLEPLEKGYVYEVALTKLKNENNTDSLQNKLVMYTIKELRK is encoded by the coding sequence ATGAAATCATTATTCTATATACTTTTAGCTTGCACAGCTTTTTCGCTAGCATGTTCCGATCATCAATCGGACGAGAAAAATGCTTTCTATATCGATTCTATTGCCACTCCTGAAGGCTTGACAGCAGAAGTCGCCGCATTGGACGCCTTGCCCGACGGTCGAATAGTTGCGACCTTTATGCGTGGTGAAATCATGATTTACAATCCTGAAACCAAGGAATGGAAACTTTTTGCAAGCGGATTGCACGAGCCCCTCGGCATCAAAGCCATCAGCGATAAGGAAATGCTAGTCATGCAACTCCCGGAGCTGACGCGAATTAAGGATACCGATAACGATGGGGAGGCGGACCTATTTGAAACGATATACGATGGATTTGGTATGACGGGGAATTACCATGAATTCAGCTATGGACCTGTACAAGATAAAAACGGGAATCTCTATATAGCGCTCAATTCTTCCTCTTCAGGTGGAGGGATGTCTGATGAACTAAGAGGCGATACCCTCATGATCGGAAAAATGAAAGTGGGAAACGCCATGTTTTCCGTTGTGCCCTATCGCGGCTGGGTAATGAAAATTGATAAAAACTTTAAAATAACCCCTTTCGCATCGGGTTTTCGTTCACCAAATGGAATCGCATTAGACGCAAAGGATAGACTTTATGTCACCGAAAATCAAGGCGACTGGGTCGGAACTAGCCCACTATATCATGTCGAGGAAGGAAAACACTACGGACATCCCGCCAGTATCGTGTGGACAAAAGGCTGGAACAGGGGCAACCCATTCGATTTGCCTGTTGATACCTTAGATAAAATGCGCGAAAAACCAACGGTGATCTTCCCGCACGACCTGCTTGCAAATTCGCCAACCCAACCGATTCTGATCAAAGACAATAAAAATCTGAAAGCATTCGACGGACAGTTTATCATTGGGGAGATGAGTAGTGAGCGCTTAGTTCGAGTAATGCTCGAAGAAGTAAACGGTGTTATGCAGGGAGCCGCAACTGTGTTCATTCAGGGAGAGGGACTCCGAAAAGGAAACAATAGGCTAGTATTTTCACCTAATGGCGACCTATGGGTGGGCCAGGCCGACCATGGATGGCTAGGCGATCGCGGCATACAAAGAATTCGATTCACCGGAAAGACACCTTTCGACGTTAAAGACATGAAAATCCAGAAAAACGGTTTTGAATTGAACTTTACCGACGATGTTGCCAATACAGAAAATGAACCCATCGACAGCCTCGTTAAAGTCCGCCGATATAGATACCATTACCATAAAAAGTATGGCTCCGAACAAATCGATATAAAAAACATTAAAATAAACAAAGCAGACTGGTCAAAAGGCCGAAAGCAACTACAGCTGCAGCTGGAACCTCTGGAAAAAGGCTACGTCTATGAAGTTGCCCTAACCAAACTGAAGAATGAAAATAACACGGATAGCCTACAGAATAAGCTTGTTATGTATACCATTAAAGAACTTCGGAAATAG
- a CDS encoding GNAT family N-acetyltransferase gives MRVMKITLRKFQETDFDSYYQLVGDLRVMKMVTERAFDLNEAKEDFAKLLQNDQIDERFGHFMMINSNTNEFIGLGKLSIEDRKTERAEIGYLLLPKFWGKGIGHKVARILVEMAVSTKLKHLYAIIDPKNVASRKILEKQGFVFHEYKSFDGLPGEILVKEL, from the coding sequence ATGAGAGTTATGAAAATCACCCTTAGAAAATTCCAAGAAACTGACTTTGACAGTTATTACCAATTGGTTGGTGATTTGCGTGTCATGAAGATGGTTACCGAGCGCGCATTTGATTTGAATGAAGCTAAAGAAGATTTTGCTAAGCTTCTGCAAAATGACCAAATAGATGAGCGGTTTGGTCACTTTATGATGATTAATTCGAATACAAATGAGTTTATCGGTCTTGGGAAGTTGAGTATCGAAGACAGAAAAACCGAGCGTGCAGAAATTGGATATTTGTTGCTTCCGAAGTTTTGGGGTAAAGGTATAGGCCATAAGGTTGCTAGAATACTTGTCGAGATGGCTGTTTCAACGAAACTAAAGCATCTTTATGCCATCATTGACCCGAAAAATGTGGCATCTAGGAAAATACTCGAAAAACAAGGATTCGTATTTCATGAATACAAATCCTTTGATGGTCTCCCCGGCGAGATATTGGTGAAGGAACTTTAA
- a CDS encoding acyloxyacyl hydrolase produces the protein MKTLMRSCDQYLIYTTQNSVRFLLISLYFFNGFALNAQQHEEKHRMDTAKVSISNFSHHFIAEIRPSYVFPTSPFYRSEVANEQLSKRAVSGHLKYSFALPKGSLGKQVYSKTQQGIGIAVFDFANHKELGTPISTYLFQTAELSKLSEFASLNYEWNFGLSTGWRPYDPINNPGNMIIGSKLNAYINLGLFLKWQVAERYCLTTGAELTHFSNGNTEYPNAGLNMVGAKLGLMYNLSNDKSETSKEEQVVKIPTFPRHFSYDFVVFGSWRRKGIEFGNTQVASPDKYPVLGAYFAPMYNLNYRFRTGISLDGLYDGSGNVYTEDYIIGSEQPFIKPNWNQQLALGLSARADFTMPIFTISMGIGTNVLHKGGDFGGTYQSLALKTKMSRDLFLHIGYNVKDFRDPNYLMLGIGYRFNNKTPSLISF, from the coding sequence TTGAAAACATTAATGCGTAGTTGCGACCAATACTTAATCTATACGACTCAAAATAGCGTACGCTTTCTGTTAATTAGTCTCTATTTTTTTAATGGTTTCGCACTAAATGCACAACAGCACGAAGAAAAACATCGAATGGATACTGCTAAAGTCTCGATATCAAATTTCTCGCATCATTTCATTGCAGAAATTCGCCCCTCTTATGTTTTTCCGACCTCGCCATTTTATAGAAGTGAGGTCGCCAATGAACAGCTCAGCAAGAGAGCCGTTTCAGGACATCTGAAATATTCCTTCGCTTTGCCGAAAGGTAGTCTTGGAAAACAGGTTTACTCTAAAACACAACAAGGGATAGGCATCGCCGTATTCGACTTTGCTAATCATAAAGAACTGGGGACACCGATTTCGACCTACCTGTTCCAAACTGCCGAACTGTCTAAGCTTAGCGAATTCGCATCTCTGAATTACGAATGGAACTTTGGTTTGTCGACAGGATGGCGACCCTATGATCCCATCAACAACCCCGGTAACATGATCATCGGATCGAAATTGAATGCATATATCAATTTGGGGCTTTTTTTGAAATGGCAAGTTGCGGAGCGTTATTGCCTAACCACTGGAGCGGAACTTACCCATTTTTCAAACGGCAATACCGAATATCCAAACGCGGGTTTGAACATGGTCGGCGCAAAACTAGGATTGATGTACAATCTATCCAATGATAAGTCAGAAACATCGAAAGAGGAACAAGTGGTGAAAATTCCGACTTTCCCGCGCCACTTCAGCTATGATTTTGTCGTCTTTGGATCTTGGCGCAGAAAAGGAATCGAATTCGGAAACACACAGGTGGCATCCCCTGATAAATATCCCGTGCTGGGCGCATATTTTGCACCCATGTATAACCTGAACTATAGATTCCGAACCGGAATATCCCTGGATGGCCTATATGACGGAAGTGGGAATGTCTATACAGAAGATTATATTATCGGATCCGAGCAGCCTTTTATTAAACCAAATTGGAATCAACAATTGGCGCTTGGCCTGTCTGCTCGTGCTGATTTCACGATGCCGATTTTTACGATAAGTATGGGAATCGGAACGAATGTTTTGCACAAAGGTGGAGATTTTGGTGGTACATATCAGAGCTTAGCCCTAAAAACAAAGATGAGCAGAGATCTCTTCCTCCATATTGGGTACAACGTTAAAGATTTCAGAGACCCCAACTATCTGATGTTGGGAATTGGTTATCGCTTCAATAATAAAACACCATCATTGATTAGCTTTTGA